A genomic stretch from Vibrio coralliilyticus includes:
- a CDS encoding Tim44 domain-containing protein has translation MKRLFSLVALLMVSVAITPIAEAKKFGGGKSFGKSFKTAPAPKQQQQNTNTIGKDQGTKTQGASKKGLMGGLLGGLLAGGLLAAFFGGAFEGIQFMDILIMGLIAFVIFKLMRGLLGSKQGSMNQQRQQPAFGGSAPKFEQPNVHNFEQQPQTGGQSGFGFGSQTDIPHNYPPGFDQSAFINGAREHYRILQGAWNHNQLETIEEYVSPSLFEDLKAERAKLDGEQHTDVMYVDAEIVRADHDASKAQLSLQFSGRYRDAVEDVEENIEDIWHLERDLTVPNAPWLIVGIQG, from the coding sequence ATGAAACGACTTTTTTCCCTCGTTGCTTTGCTAATGGTGTCTGTTGCTATTACTCCTATCGCGGAAGCGAAGAAGTTTGGTGGCGGTAAGTCATTTGGTAAGAGCTTTAAAACAGCTCCTGCACCGAAGCAACAACAGCAAAACACAAATACGATTGGTAAAGATCAGGGCACCAAGACGCAAGGGGCCAGTAAAAAAGGATTAATGGGTGGCCTACTGGGTGGTCTTTTAGCGGGTGGCTTACTCGCAGCATTCTTTGGTGGAGCGTTTGAGGGTATTCAGTTCATGGATATTCTTATCATGGGCTTGATTGCTTTTGTTATCTTCAAATTGATGAGAGGGTTGCTTGGCTCCAAGCAAGGCAGCATGAATCAGCAGAGACAACAGCCTGCATTTGGTGGTTCAGCACCAAAGTTTGAACAACCGAACGTTCATAACTTTGAGCAGCAGCCTCAAACAGGTGGTCAAAGTGGATTCGGCTTTGGCTCACAAACGGATATTCCACACAACTACCCACCAGGTTTTGATCAGTCAGCATTTATTAATGGTGCGCGTGAGCATTACCGTATTCTGCAAGGTGCATGGAACCATAACCAACTTGAAACGATTGAAGAGTATGTCTCTCCGAGCTTGTTTGAAGACCTAAAAGCAGAACGTGCGAAACTAGATGGTGAACAACACACTGATGTGATGTACGTCGATGCAGAAATCGTTCGGGCTGACCATGATGCAAGCAAAGCGCAGCTTAGCTTACAGTTTAGCGGCCGCTACCGTGATGCAGTGGAAGATGTTGAAGAAAACATTGAAGACATCTGGCACCTTGAGCGTGATCTAACGGTACCTAACGCTCCATGGTTGATTGTCGGTATTCAAGGTTAA
- a CDS encoding Lrp/AsnC family transcriptional regulator, producing the protein MELDKVDRKILALLQQDGTLSLNELAEAVNLTTTPCWKRLKKLEESGVIEKRVALLNPEKLDLSFTAFVLVKTSDHSHEWYSQFVSTASDFPEVMEFYRMAGEYDYMMKVQVKDMQCFDNFYKKLVNSVAGISNVTSTFAMEPLKYTTALPIGDA; encoded by the coding sequence ATGGAGCTGGATAAAGTGGACCGAAAGATCCTTGCGTTGTTACAACAAGATGGAACTTTGTCATTAAATGAACTGGCAGAAGCGGTGAATTTAACGACAACACCGTGTTGGAAACGGTTAAAAAAGCTAGAAGAATCGGGAGTGATTGAAAAGCGAGTGGCGTTGCTCAATCCAGAAAAACTGGATTTATCCTTTACTGCCTTTGTGTTGGTGAAAACCAGCGATCATTCTCATGAGTGGTACAGCCAGTTTGTGTCTACGGCCTCTGATTTTCCTGAGGTGATGGAGTTTTATCGAATGGCTGGAGAATACGACTACATGATGAAAGTTCAGGTCAAAGATATGCAGTGCTTTGATAACTTTTATAAAAAGTTAGTCAACTCCGTTGCTGGTATATCCAATGTGACCTCCACTTTTGCCATGGAACCTCTCAAATACACGACAGCGTTACCAATTGGAGATGCTTAA
- the tesB gene encoding acyl-CoA thioesterase II, protein MSKPLKELLELLQLEKLEEGLFRGQSENLGLPQVYGGQVIGQALSAARYTVADDRTVHSFHSYFLYPGDPEKPIVYDVENLRDGRSFSTRRVKAIQNGRPIFYLTASYHGEAPGFEHQNTMPDIPGPENYASESELAEKIAEFLPEKIKTAFCGEKPIETRPVNVVNPLKPHKTDPKQYLWIKANGEIPDNQLIHQYLLGYASDWGFLVTALHPHGVSLMTPHFQVATIDHSIWFHRPFKMDEWLLYVIESPTASNTRGLVRGEIYNRQGHLVASAVQEGVMRFTK, encoded by the coding sequence ATGAGCAAGCCTCTCAAGGAACTTCTGGAATTATTGCAACTTGAAAAGCTGGAGGAAGGGCTTTTCAGAGGCCAAAGTGAGAACCTAGGACTGCCTCAAGTATACGGGGGACAAGTGATTGGTCAGGCTTTATCCGCCGCGAGATACACTGTTGCAGACGATCGTACGGTGCATTCATTCCACAGCTATTTTCTCTATCCTGGCGATCCTGAGAAGCCTATCGTATATGATGTTGAAAACTTGAGAGATGGCCGAAGCTTTAGTACTCGTCGCGTCAAGGCGATTCAAAATGGTCGCCCTATTTTTTACCTCACCGCTTCTTACCATGGTGAAGCTCCGGGCTTTGAGCATCAAAATACGATGCCTGATATCCCAGGCCCCGAGAATTATGCATCTGAATCAGAGCTCGCAGAGAAAATTGCTGAATTTTTGCCAGAGAAGATTAAAACGGCGTTTTGCGGTGAAAAGCCCATAGAAACACGCCCTGTTAACGTTGTGAATCCACTCAAACCACATAAAACAGATCCGAAACAGTACCTGTGGATTAAAGCCAACGGAGAAATACCAGATAACCAATTAATCCATCAATACTTACTGGGCTACGCCTCTGACTGGGGTTTTCTAGTGACAGCACTTCACCCACACGGTGTGTCATTGATGACACCGCATTTTCAAGTAGCAACCATCGACCACTCGATATGGTTTCATCGGCCCTTTAAGATGGATGAATGGCTGCTGTATGTCATCGAGAGCCCTACCGCAAGTAACACTCGCGGCTTAGTTCGAGGGGAGATCTATAACCGTCAAGGCCACCTAGTAGCTTCTGCGGTTCAGGAAGGGGTGATGAGGTTTACCAAGTAA
- a CDS encoding TetR/AcrR family transcriptional regulator encodes MARRNDHTREELIALTLDTVKEFLSENSYHELSLRKVANMIGYVPSTLVNVFGNYNLLLLHAVAQTLDELANEAKVVVAQSQNPKTALYELAYCYHDFAQRHPHRWQLIFEHNMNGETLPEWQAERIDNMTGMLEQLLQILAPHRSEKEVLQASRVLWSGVHGITLLSVDDKFFAAEPIDGKELIDNLLSHYIANW; translated from the coding sequence ATGGCCCGTAGAAACGATCATACGCGTGAAGAGCTTATCGCTCTCACTTTAGATACTGTCAAAGAGTTCCTGAGCGAAAACTCCTATCACGAGTTAAGTCTGCGAAAGGTGGCGAATATGATCGGCTACGTTCCCAGCACATTGGTTAATGTTTTTGGCAACTATAATTTATTGCTACTCCACGCTGTGGCACAAACTCTCGATGAACTTGCCAATGAAGCAAAAGTGGTTGTCGCACAAAGCCAAAACCCTAAAACCGCCTTATATGAACTCGCCTATTGCTATCACGATTTTGCCCAGCGCCACCCACACCGCTGGCAGCTGATCTTTGAGCACAACATGAATGGGGAAACCCTACCTGAATGGCAAGCTGAACGCATTGATAATATGACAGGTATGCTCGAGCAACTCTTGCAAATCCTTGCCCCTCATCGCTCCGAAAAGGAAGTGTTGCAAGCCAGCCGTGTGCTGTGGTCTGGTGTTCATGGTATTACCTTACTAAGCGTTGACGATAAATTCTTCGCAGCTGAGCCTATTGACGGCAAAGAGCTGATAGACAACTTACTCTCTCATTACATCGCGAACTGGTAA
- a CDS encoding DUF2391 family protein encodes MKLSFNAQDASQIFVGAFALAVPVAFSEEAWRLGETLPGAKLWLLFGLSVLFLALYTYESVFQRTISKRKMVFVFRIITAYLMAACVVALVLYCLDKLPFWEEPMVAFKRVVVITMPASMGAIIVDSFDKE; translated from the coding sequence ATGAAGTTGAGTTTTAATGCTCAAGATGCCAGCCAGATATTTGTGGGTGCCTTTGCTCTCGCTGTCCCCGTCGCTTTTTCTGAAGAAGCTTGGCGTTTAGGAGAAACGCTCCCTGGTGCCAAGCTATGGCTATTGTTCGGTCTCTCTGTGCTCTTTCTTGCCTTATATACCTATGAAAGTGTTTTTCAACGCACTATCTCGAAGCGAAAAATGGTGTTTGTGTTTCGAATCATCACCGCTTACCTTATGGCAGCGTGCGTTGTCGCTTTAGTCCTTTATTGCTTAGATAAGCTGCCTTTCTGGGAAGAACCTATGGTGGCTTTCAAACGGGTGGTTGTCATCACTATGCCCGCTTCTATGGGAGCTATTATTGTTGATAGTTTTGATAAAGAATAA
- a CDS encoding DUF1244 domain-containing protein, which produces MAEFKYKNLSQEEQDKLDAAVFRRLLSHLDENKDVQNIDLMILAGFCRNCFSKWYKAEADTQGFELDIDDARERVYGMTYDEWKQNHQPKATPEQLAAFEARQKKS; this is translated from the coding sequence GTGGCTGAATTTAAATATAAAAACCTTTCACAAGAAGAGCAGGATAAACTGGATGCAGCGGTGTTTCGTCGTTTACTTTCTCATCTTGATGAAAATAAAGACGTGCAGAATATTGATCTGATGATCCTTGCAGGGTTCTGCCGTAACTGTTTCAGTAAGTGGTACAAAGCGGAAGCGGATACCCAGGGTTTTGAGCTGGATATTGATGATGCACGTGAACGTGTCTATGGCATGACTTACGATGAGTGGAAACAAAACCACCAGCCGAAAGCGACACCTGAACAACTTGCGGCTTTCGAAGCGCGCCAGAAAAAGAGCTGA
- a CDS encoding VOC family protein produces the protein MIQLEHINLVVKDIPEMLKFYQTAFPHWDIRAEGTGEWYGKERNWLHFGDDYQYIAMSDHGEGTNRDLQGHQVGLAHFAYVTNNIDEVIDRLVKAGFPIAKPGAEEPYRKNVYFIDPAGFEVEFVEYLTDIPTQRNLSS, from the coding sequence ATGATCCAGCTAGAGCATATAAACTTAGTAGTTAAGGACATTCCTGAAATGTTAAAGTTTTATCAAACCGCTTTTCCCCATTGGGACATCCGAGCTGAAGGTACGGGAGAATGGTACGGTAAGGAGAGAAACTGGCTACACTTTGGTGATGATTACCAATATATCGCCATGAGCGATCATGGTGAAGGCACAAACCGCGATCTGCAAGGTCATCAAGTTGGACTTGCTCATTTTGCCTATGTGACTAATAACATAGACGAAGTCATTGATCGGCTTGTCAAAGCTGGATTCCCAATTGCAAAACCAGGTGCTGAAGAGCCATATCGTAAGAACGTCTACTTCATTGACCCTGCAGGGTTTGAGGTTGAGTTTGTCGAATACCTAACAGATATCCCAACACAACGTAACTTATCGAGCTAG
- a CDS encoding imm11 family protein, translating to MIKTEMLATFSENLLSNDIIAKPDDAREYLYSNNSYIPVSALSPIIWLAGDHDLDEIPDIIDKGDRMVSELIMKAIMSWDPYGIIFMPAALKSEDKKYSNRYIMATNNIIDVMNEEESHTYIEDNSDYGLPPELIVDELFICENKYNLIPEHKKHIFRVKGSDDTIFFSAELVNHVWDIAEKNGAIGLVQEPFNFDEEAPVF from the coding sequence ATGATAAAAACTGAAATGCTAGCGACATTTAGTGAGAACTTATTGTCAAACGACATTATAGCTAAGCCAGATGATGCAAGAGAATATCTTTATTCAAATAATTCATATATTCCTGTATCAGCCTTAAGTCCAATCATTTGGCTAGCAGGTGACCATGATCTAGATGAAATTCCCGATATTATTGACAAGGGTGACAGGATGGTATCCGAGTTGATAATGAAAGCTATCATGTCTTGGGATCCCTATGGGATAATTTTTATGCCAGCAGCGCTAAAATCTGAAGATAAAAAATATTCAAATAGATATATTATGGCCACAAACAACATAATCGATGTAATGAATGAGGAGGAAAGCCATACTTATATAGAAGATAACTCTGATTATGGACTTCCTCCTGAGTTAATTGTTGACGAGCTTTTTATTTGTGAGAATAAATATAATTTAATCCCTGAACACAAGAAGCACATATTTAGAGTAAAAGGTTCTGATGATACTATTTTCTTCTCTGCGGAATTAGTTAATCATGTATGGGATATTGCAGAGAAAAATGGAGCTATAGGCCTTGTGCAAGAACCGTTTAACTTTGATGAAGAAGCCCCGGTGTTTTAA
- a CDS encoding PLP-dependent cysteine synthase family protein encodes MCTDHNWINNAIRKIEADFQRSADTHLIKLDLPSVEGIDIYLKDESTHPTGSLKHRLARSLFLYAICNGWVGPETTIIESSSGSTAVSEAYFARLLGLPFIAVMPKCTAKKKIEQIEFYGGQAHLVERSDQIYAESHRLAKELNGHYMDQFTYAERATDWRGNNNIANSIFSQMELEDNPVPAWVVMSPGTGGTSATIGRFIRYQKHSTKLCVVDPENSVFHEFFKTGNSELKGDCGSKIEGIGRPRVEPSFIPGVIDEMRTIPDAASVATAHWLEKILGRKVGASTGTNLYGVLQLASEMKSRGETGSIVTLLCDSGERYLDTYYNSQWIEQNIGDLQPYLTKLETFEATGQI; translated from the coding sequence ATGTGTACAGACCACAACTGGATTAATAATGCGATTCGAAAAATTGAGGCCGACTTCCAACGTTCAGCGGATACTCACTTGATCAAGCTCGACTTACCCAGCGTGGAAGGTATTGATATTTACCTGAAAGATGAGAGCACACACCCAACAGGCTCCCTAAAACACCGTCTGGCTCGTTCGCTCTTTCTCTATGCCATTTGTAATGGCTGGGTCGGTCCCGAAACCACTATCATTGAATCATCATCTGGCAGTACCGCTGTATCAGAAGCGTATTTTGCTCGTTTACTTGGATTGCCGTTCATAGCCGTCATGCCTAAATGTACCGCTAAGAAGAAAATTGAACAGATTGAGTTCTACGGAGGCCAAGCTCACCTAGTGGAGCGTTCCGATCAGATCTACGCTGAGTCACATCGTTTAGCCAAAGAGCTTAACGGTCACTATATGGATCAGTTCACCTACGCTGAACGCGCAACTGACTGGCGCGGTAACAACAACATTGCAAATTCTATTTTTAGCCAGATGGAACTTGAAGATAACCCTGTACCAGCTTGGGTTGTGATGAGCCCAGGTACAGGAGGAACTTCCGCAACAATAGGCCGCTTTATCCGCTATCAGAAACACTCAACCAAGCTTTGTGTTGTCGACCCAGAAAACTCTGTATTCCATGAGTTCTTCAAAACCGGCAACTCTGAGCTAAAAGGCGATTGCGGTAGTAAGATTGAAGGAATTGGCCGTCCGCGTGTTGAGCCAAGTTTTATACCGGGTGTGATTGACGAAATGCGTACAATTCCAGACGCTGCTTCCGTTGCGACTGCGCACTGGTTAGAAAAAATTCTTGGCCGCAAAGTTGGTGCCTCTACAGGGACGAACCTTTACGGTGTTCTTCAACTGGCAAGCGAAATGAAATCGCGTGGTGAAACAGGGTCAATAGTGACGCTACTATGTGATAGTGGGGAGCGATACCTAGATACGTACTACAATAGTCAGTGGATTGAACAAAACATCGGCGATTTGCAACCTTATCTCACGAAATTAGAAACGTTTGAAGCAACTGGCCAAATCTAG
- a CDS encoding CorA family divalent cation transporter, with the protein MSDFLISGWRFSQGKSEPLATLTDNVLPDHWYHCQRDAASLREWLQTQDLPEPLIDSLLADDTRPRFESYGKDCFLFILRGINLNAGAEPDDMLSIRILWYRGALISTRKLPSKAVATLIEALQQGVGPCDISDLLVSMINRISDAIAAFLHPVEEQLIRFDTPDVKDLDELNALYSRLLRLRRYLKPQRYALDDLLQANVPSLQQQEHHLKNALDTVARLNESIDFYLEQINQALSHIHQVQTQIMNRNTYLFSVIAGIFLPAGFFTGLLGVNVGGIPGTDNPIAFTILCACILIVIVAEVILLRKMRFL; encoded by the coding sequence ATGAGTGATTTCTTGATTTCAGGCTGGCGTTTTTCTCAAGGGAAATCTGAGCCATTAGCAACTCTCACAGATAACGTATTGCCTGATCACTGGTACCATTGCCAACGAGATGCAGCTAGTCTACGCGAATGGCTGCAAACTCAAGATCTTCCAGAGCCTTTAATTGATTCTTTGCTAGCAGACGATACTCGCCCTAGATTTGAATCATACGGTAAAGATTGTTTTCTGTTTATTTTACGCGGGATCAATCTAAATGCAGGCGCCGAGCCTGACGATATGTTGAGTATAAGAATTCTCTGGTATCGAGGTGCTTTGATCTCAACAAGAAAACTTCCATCTAAAGCTGTTGCAACGTTAATTGAGGCTCTTCAGCAAGGAGTTGGGCCTTGTGATATCTCGGATCTTTTAGTGTCGATGATTAACCGCATCAGTGACGCCATCGCTGCCTTCCTACACCCTGTAGAGGAGCAACTGATCAGGTTTGATACCCCTGACGTTAAAGATCTGGATGAGCTGAACGCGCTGTACTCTCGCCTTCTCCGTCTACGTCGCTATCTAAAGCCTCAACGATATGCTCTTGATGACTTACTCCAGGCCAACGTTCCCTCACTACAACAGCAAGAACATCATTTAAAAAACGCTCTCGATACTGTAGCTCGTTTAAACGAATCCATAGATTTTTACCTAGAGCAGATTAATCAAGCTCTGAGCCATATTCATCAGGTCCAGACCCAGATAATGAACAGAAATACATATTTATTTTCTGTCATTGCAGGTATCTTTCTGCCTGCTGGTTTCTTCACTGGACTGCTCGGCGTCAATGTCGGAGGGATCCCGGGGACAGATAACCCAATCGCATTTACGATACTTTGTGCGTGTATACTAATCGTTATAGTTGCAGAAGTAATACTATTAAGAAAAATGAGGTTTCTTTAA
- a CDS encoding mechanosensitive ion channel family protein, with protein sequence MTTWLHTQPILQQLILGALLILVYISLRRIGKRALITVAEKKQVTLARTQFVVKVFHVSTFCLFAAMFILLLGIGYGDISLFLSSIFAVLGVALVAQWSILSNISASVLIFFVFPYRIGDQVKVCEKDEDISGVIIDITMFHVLLRHENGNIITYPNTLLLQKGVIKIVDKAEPLPPSK encoded by the coding sequence ATGACAACATGGCTCCATACTCAGCCAATATTGCAACAGCTTATTTTGGGCGCTTTGTTAATATTGGTTTATATCAGTTTACGCCGTATCGGTAAGCGGGCTCTAATCACCGTCGCAGAGAAAAAACAGGTGACCTTGGCACGAACACAATTTGTAGTCAAAGTGTTCCACGTGTCAACATTCTGCTTATTTGCAGCCATGTTCATTCTACTTCTTGGCATTGGTTACGGCGATATTTCACTATTTCTTTCCTCAATCTTCGCCGTCTTAGGCGTGGCTTTAGTCGCTCAATGGTCAATTCTTAGCAACATATCGGCTAGCGTGTTGATTTTTTTCGTCTTCCCTTATCGTATTGGCGATCAAGTTAAAGTCTGTGAAAAAGATGAAGACATCAGTGGGGTCATAATAGATATCACCATGTTTCATGTTTTATTACGGCATGAAAATGGCAACATCATCACCTACCCCAATACGTTGCTGTTGCAAAAGGGAGTCATCAAAATTGTAGACAAAGCAGAGCCTCTGCCGCCTTCAAAATAG
- a CDS encoding MGMT family protein — protein MDQFLMQIFAVIHQIPCGKVTTYGEVAKLAGYPGYARHVGKALGKLPHDSKLPWFRVINSQGRISLKGEDLVRQRELLISEDVEVTNDGKISLRKYRWQPNSVSYTN, from the coding sequence ATGGACCAGTTTTTAATGCAAATCTTTGCGGTGATTCACCAAATTCCGTGTGGAAAAGTAACCACTTACGGAGAAGTCGCCAAACTGGCTGGCTACCCTGGGTACGCAAGGCACGTAGGAAAAGCTCTCGGAAAACTACCTCATGATTCCAAACTGCCTTGGTTCCGAGTCATTAATAGTCAAGGTAGGATATCGCTCAAAGGTGAAGATTTGGTGAGACAAAGGGAGTTGTTGATTTCTGAGGATGTTGAAGTGACAAACGATGGAAAAATCAGCCTCCGAAAGTACCGATGGCAGCCAAACTCAGTTTCTTACACCAATTAA
- a CDS encoding YbaY family lipoprotein, producing MKKVLTLIISTFLGLTMLGCQSPEKPAEETKVSSITGTISYRERIALPKHALVTVTLQDVSLADAPAQVIAKHRFETSGIQVPVEFDLAFDPRKIQARHTYSVSARIEVDGRLRFITDTTYPVITEPHQTSHVDMMLIGVRN from the coding sequence ATGAAAAAAGTATTAACGCTAATCATCTCTACTTTCCTTGGCTTGACCATGCTTGGTTGCCAGTCTCCTGAGAAGCCTGCAGAGGAAACCAAAGTGAGCTCGATTACAGGAACTATTTCATATCGTGAACGTATTGCTTTGCCTAAGCATGCACTGGTGACGGTGACCCTACAAGATGTGTCTTTGGCTGATGCTCCTGCTCAGGTTATTGCTAAGCATCGATTTGAGACGAGTGGCATTCAAGTGCCAGTTGAATTTGATTTAGCGTTTGACCCAAGAAAAATACAGGCTCGCCATACATATAGTGTGAGTGCTCGTATTGAGGTGGATGGACGACTTCGTTTCATCACTGACACTACTTACCCAGTGATTACTGAACCACACCAAACTAGCCATGTCGATATGATGTTAATTGGTGTAAGAAACTGA
- a CDS encoding diguanylate cyclase — protein sequence MLFSIPKKRNINWVVGLFLAICFLPAQAQTPPYKVAVEADDVVTRVLFDAVASEFRLDIEYVYYPSFDAILKSVKTGNSDFAANVTYTPDRALYFDFSGPTNIEYTYVYSLDNATLDKLYTVGVPKGTIYRELIEAAFPSMTLVEYSGQEEAMQLLQSGTVDGVVDAINQLKPMLLAGFDAQLLNHQISIKPVSIVSTKGRNTQLLRTIEHYIHGAEVQKLLRESIRQYQFEIRQQALRQAVLNSGINFNRPLRVKIENIGQYATYHSDGSMTGITADIVLQACDILMLNCQLESTADESWESMYGDLLAKRIDVLSPIAISEARKDLVYYSDPYYRPEAILVKREGYKDNVYSNVSELIIERIGVVKDDYYEELLRGLLPKKALLTYDSSESQLQALINHEVDYIAISRANFNILLRESKDLLPLTEDPLIGGYYTSDIAIGFAKNQVGESLAPLFSRALKMIDTERIVKRYDYRPDWKATLQAEQRFSRQSRALFMLVLGFLAIVAIYLHSQSNTDNLTRLNNRRAMHRRFRSGINANYTLLYLDINRFKFINDTYGHEIGDQVLRALAGKIELYWKGYGYRIGGDEFILVGQLDSVTLNSLLGKLSKIHFVSEDHQVSLDISIAIGVSYPRERFMALQEVLNEADQAMYDHKRKKHHSMINHQSDEQNVVPLTKGG from the coding sequence TTGTTGTTTTCTATACCTAAAAAAAGAAATATTAATTGGGTAGTGGGTCTGTTTCTGGCTATCTGTTTTTTGCCAGCTCAAGCACAGACTCCACCTTATAAAGTTGCGGTAGAAGCCGACGATGTTGTTACTCGCGTTTTATTTGATGCTGTTGCGTCTGAGTTTCGACTTGATATCGAATATGTTTATTACCCAAGTTTTGACGCTATTCTCAAGTCTGTGAAAACAGGGAACAGTGATTTTGCAGCCAATGTTACCTATACCCCAGACAGGGCGCTCTATTTCGATTTTTCCGGCCCGACCAATATTGAGTATACCTACGTATACAGCCTAGATAATGCCACATTAGATAAGTTATACACTGTAGGTGTGCCTAAAGGAACGATTTACCGAGAGCTGATAGAAGCTGCTTTTCCGTCGATGACTTTGGTTGAGTATTCAGGACAAGAAGAAGCTATGCAGTTGCTGCAGTCCGGCACCGTCGATGGAGTCGTAGATGCGATTAACCAACTTAAACCTATGTTGCTAGCAGGGTTTGATGCCCAACTGCTTAATCATCAGATCTCCATTAAACCGGTTTCCATTGTTTCCACTAAAGGTCGTAATACTCAGCTGCTTAGGACGATTGAACATTATATTCATGGTGCTGAGGTTCAGAAGCTATTACGTGAATCCATCCGTCAATACCAGTTTGAAATACGGCAACAAGCATTGAGGCAGGCCGTACTTAATAGCGGTATCAACTTTAATCGGCCGCTTAGAGTTAAAATCGAAAACATTGGTCAGTATGCCACTTATCATAGTGATGGCTCGATGACAGGGATCACCGCTGATATTGTTCTTCAAGCATGCGATATTCTAATGTTGAACTGTCAGCTTGAAAGTACCGCAGATGAATCTTGGGAAAGTATGTATGGTGATTTGCTTGCTAAGCGAATTGATGTGCTTTCTCCGATTGCTATTTCAGAAGCTCGCAAAGACTTAGTGTACTACAGTGATCCATACTATCGGCCAGAAGCGATACTGGTTAAACGTGAAGGCTATAAAGACAATGTATACAGTAATGTCTCAGAATTAATCATCGAGCGTATTGGTGTAGTGAAGGACGATTATTATGAAGAGTTGCTGAGAGGGCTGCTCCCCAAGAAAGCGCTGCTGACGTACGACAGCAGTGAATCGCAGCTACAGGCACTGATCAATCATGAGGTCGACTACATTGCGATCAGTCGAGCGAACTTTAATATACTGTTGCGAGAGTCAAAAGACTTACTCCCTCTAACTGAAGATCCATTAATAGGGGGGTACTACACTTCTGATATTGCGATCGGATTTGCCAAAAATCAGGTTGGGGAATCATTAGCTCCCCTATTTAGTCGTGCATTAAAAATGATTGATACTGAGCGAATTGTAAAACGCTACGACTATCGACCTGATTGGAAAGCTACTCTTCAGGCGGAGCAACGTTTTTCGCGTCAGAGCAGGGCGCTATTTATGTTGGTGCTAGGTTTCTTAGCCATCGTCGCGATTTATTTACACAGTCAGTCTAATACTGACAACCTGACTCGACTTAATAATCGACGTGCCATGCATAGGCGCTTTCGTTCAGGTATTAATGCCAATTACACCTTGCTCTATCTAGATATTAATCGCTTTAAGTTCATTAATGACACCTATGGCCACGAAATTGGTGATCAAGTTCTTCGAGCGTTGGCGGGCAAGATTGAACTCTATTGGAAGGGGTACGGCTATCGAATTGGTGGCGATGAATTTATACTTGTTGGCCAGCTAGATTCAGTCACACTAAATTCACTGTTAGGAAAACTTTCTAAAATTCATTTTGTTTCTGAAGATCATCAAGTCTCGTTGGATATTTCCATCGCGATTGGGGTGTCCTATCCACGAGAGCGTTTTATGGCGTTGCAAGAAGTTCTTAATGAGGCTGACCAAGCCATGTACGATCACAAAAGGAAAAAACATCACAGTATGATAAATCACCAGTCTGATGAGCAAAATGTTGTTCCTTTAACTAAGGGTGGTTAA
- a CDS encoding imm11 family protein has translation MNYYLLFGKFEDGEGSYSVLDPWRSALKYYEPNMKLTKNLPKVTVDKVYDERGVSDYLKIGVGALASLKVQEVFFNNGFTGIQFLPVEIENDGLNHSYAFMNVVAQYDLLEPIKSKAKKLNNKLGGYTRVRKELIDKEKFFHTDIQYDCFTLSNYKIPYYVSERVKDALEAADVTGIEFIPMEFA, from the coding sequence ATGAATTACTACTTACTCTTTGGAAAGTTTGAAGATGGAGAAGGCTCATATAGCGTCCTTGACCCTTGGCGTTCTGCTTTAAAGTATTATGAGCCCAACATGAAACTCACCAAAAACCTACCAAAAGTCACTGTAGATAAAGTTTATGATGAACGTGGCGTTTCGGACTACTTGAAAATAGGGGTCGGCGCTTTAGCTAGCTTAAAAGTCCAAGAAGTTTTCTTTAACAATGGTTTCACAGGAATTCAATTTTTGCCCGTTGAAATAGAAAATGATGGACTTAACCATAGTTATGCTTTTATGAATGTAGTGGCTCAATACGACCTACTTGAACCAATCAAATCGAAAGCAAAAAAGCTAAATAATAAATTGGGTGGTTATACTCGTGTACGTAAAGAGTTAATTGACAAGGAAAAATTCTTCCACACTGACATCCAATATGATTGTTTTACTCTCTCTAACTATAAAATTCCATATTATGTCAGTGAGAGAGTAAAAGATGCATTAGAAGCCGCGGACGTCACTGGAATTGAATTTATACCGATGGAGTTTGCATGA